Below is a window of candidate division WOR-3 bacterium DNA.
TTACGTTCATCAATAATTAGCCGATCTGCGTTAATATCGATCGCCAAGGCAATGGCTGCTGCTTCTCCGGGATCGAGTTTTTGCCGGAGTGCTTGTACTAGGGGTTGGTTCACCACTATTTTTGTCTCGATCCAAGGGAAGGTTGAGACTTCCTTTGCCTCTGGAACTGTGGGGTTAGCGCCAATCAATTCCTGATAAACGGTTTCGGGGATGATAATGCGTTGATATAGTTGTTTCAGCAAGTCTAGTTGTCCCACCGCAGCTAGACTTGCGAGCGGTGAGGTATTGCTGACAATAATTAAATTGTTCAATCAAATTTTTCCTAGCGCTTGCAATGTTTGAATATCTTGTTGTAAATCTTCTACATCATAATGAATGCAGATATTACGACTGGCAAGGAGTTGTTGGAAATTAAGTTGATTCATCCCAGCTAAACGACTGGCGTTACCCAGGGTTAATTTTTCTGTCTGGTAAAGCATAACGGCGATTTCCAGCTTTAATTCTGTTTCTGACATTCCGGTACTTTGAAAGATGTCGTCGGGAATTGTGATGCTCATGGGATTTTTTCCTAAATCTCGTTTTAATTATAGCACTAACTCCGCTATATGGTAGGTGCGATTCCGCTTTAGTTATCTTTGGATAAAATAAGCGATCGCTTTTGCCTTAAGAAAAGAAACCGGGTTTCTGTGGTGGTACAAGAAGAAACCCGGTTTCTGAAACCCATAAAATAAGCGATCGCTCTTGGTTTATGTTGGGATAAAATATAGGAAGTGGGGGAAGCGAGGGTTACTCAAATAATTCCTCTAACAATTGAGGAGACTGCGATGGGGATGAATTTTTTTGATGTTGCTAATGTTTTTGATGCGGGTGAATGTTGATTTGAAGTGGGTTTGGTAAGGGCGATCGCTCTTTTGTTTTTACCTTTAGTGAAAATGTCAATTTGGGCTAATTATTTGTTCATAATTTAGCCTTAACGACATTTTTCATTGGGCGATA
It encodes the following:
- a CDS encoding DUF3368 domain-containing protein codes for the protein MNNLIIVSNTSPLASLAAVGQLDLLKQLYQRIIIPETVYQELIGANPTVPEAKEVSTFPWIETKIVVNQPLVQALRQKLDPGEAAAIALAIDINADRLIIDERKGRKIAINMGVQVIGILGVLLEAKSNGLIERVKPIVDDLIALAGFRISQQLYAEILQQQKNSCKCDRLFYGFQKPGFFLYHQTRFLFLRQKRDRT
- a CDS encoding UPF0175 family protein, which gives rise to MSITIPDDIFQSTGMSETELKLEIAVMLYQTEKLTLGNASRLAGMNQLNFQQLLASRNICIHYDVEDLQQDIQTLQALGKI